The following DNA comes from Streptomyces sp. NBC_00273.
GTGCATCGCCGAACGCATGCAGACGGGGCTCGTCACCGCGCCGTCCCGTCGAGCCCGAATGGGCAAGCAGCGTCCTGCGCCCGGGAGAGTCCTCTCCCGGGCAGGCGGTGCCCGTACGGGGCCCGCTCTGAGTATCAATGGGAGGTGCCGCGGCGGCGCCGGAACAGGACATAGGCGCCCACACCTGCGACGGACAGAGCGGCGGCCAGAGCAGCGGCGGTACCGACGGGCCAGGCCGCCCTTCCCGCGGGCTGACCGCCCGCCGGCTTGGCTTCCTGGTCCCGACACGCCTGGCGGGCCACCTCGTCGATCGGCGCTACGCGGTAGCGGGCCCAGACCTCGTCCCTACCCGCCCAGCGGACCTCGAACAGGCCGGGCTGGGCGTCACAGCGGACCACCGCCGTCGCCCTCAGGACGGCCTTGGCCCCGCTCATGACGGCCTCCTCGGTGAAGCCCGCCGAGGTGAGGGTGTCGCCGTACCCCAGGTCCGCGTCCGAGCCCGTGGGCGTCACCTTCTCGCCCGGCCGGAAAGTCCGTACGTCCCAAGGCGACTGCGGCCAGGAGTCACCCGCGGGCCAACGTTCCTCCGACTGCTCCGGGGGAAGGGCCGCCACCTTCCCGGGGCACGCCGTGCGTTCGCTCTCGCCGATGTCCGCGACCTTTACGGTCACCCAAATATCGCCCTTGGCACCCTTGGCGGGCCCGCCCGGTCCCGTCCGCTCGACCGAGTAGACCCCTGGCTGGGTGTCACATGCCACGGTGGCCACGGCACTGATGACCGGATCGTTCATCCTCAGCGTCCCGTGCTCAATGAAGATCTCAGAACTCACCCAGTTTCCGTTCATCCCCGGCAGGTACGAGCCCACCGTGAACGTGAGCCTCTCACCGGGGCGGGCCGACAACTGCGCTCCCACGGGCGGTGAAGGAGCCGGCGGATCCGCGGTGTGCACTGCTAAGGCAACTCCCACGGGCGACATCAACATCAACATCAACGCCAACGCGGTAGCCCCACCGATCCACATCCCCATTGCACGCATTTGCCCTCCCCTCATATCCGTTGAAGATCTTCCGCACCCTACAAAGGGTGCCCTTCATCGAACCGGCGCGCCATTACCGCTCTTCATTCCGAATTCTCAACTCGCCCAGGAAGTGCTCCGGGAGAACTGCGCGACGCGTGCGGGCGACGCTCGACTGGATCGAGACAGCCGTGGACACCGGGAAGGTCGACGTCGACGGCGAACCGGCCCGCCTGCTGCAGGGCGAGCAGTGGGATGCCGCGCGGGTCACAGCACCGGTCCCCCGCGGCCCAGCGGCATGCCGACACCGTCCGGTTCGCGCACTTCGAGGCACGGCCCGCCGGCCTGGCCTTCAAGCAGCTGGTCCGGTCCAGCGAACTCTCACCCCATCAAGCCCGTGCGGGCCTGGCCTGCCGGTGCGGCACCATCGCCGAACGGGAATGGCCGCCCCTGATCTGGACGAAGGCGGACGGCTACAGGTTCTGCTCCGACCCCACCGAGCACCAGGCCTACGAGGTCGCGGTCATCCGCGAGGAGCCCACCGAGATCCGCCGGTTTCATCACCGGCGTCGCCGCCCCGCACCCAGCCCTACAACCCAATAGCCGGTGGATCCGACACCTGAACACCCAGCTCAACTCCGCCGAATCCCCCCTCGATGTGATCGCCGACCACATCGACGCATGATCCCGGCGAGGGAGGGGGCGTCGCCCGGCCTTCGGCCGGTCCGGCGGGCCCGCGGCAGGAGGGACGGGTCAGGATCCACCCGGCAACTGTCCTGGGCGATGGTGGCCGACCCTCCGGCGCTGCATCACGGAAGGGACGAAGACAAGCCCGGACGGCCCCCGTATCCACCGACGCATCCGTGGCCCTGGATCTCCTTCCAGAGGGTCCATGCATTCGTGCAGCCCTCGGCCCACCGCTCGTGCAAGTACGCCTTGAAGTCGTCGAGTTTCGTCCTGCGGTTCTGCCACTGTCCTTGAAAGAGGTCTTCCGGTATTGCTGCGTCGTCCAGGCGCTGCACGGTTCGGGAGGTCATCTGGAGTTCGCGGGCGACCGCCCGACGGCTGTGGCCTTGGCTGAGCACTTCGTGGACGATGGCGTGCTTCTCGCGGGTTCGGTCGGCGAACCGGTGACCAGTCGGCCAGGGCGACGCGCCGACGTCGGCCATCTGTGGCGCAGTGAGGCTCCCGGAGCCAGGCACGCGAATGGCACTCGCAGACAAGACCTATGCCGCGACATACACCGTTCGGCGGCCTCACCGAGGTCACGCCAGAGCTGGAAGCGGTCTGCGACCTGCACCGCGGTGGGTGCTCCGGTGCCTGCGCCTTCGGCGAAGAAGGGGGCACGGTCGCGGCAGACCACCTCACCCCCGGGATGCTCGGCAAGCCAGGCGGCGACGGTGGCCGCCTCACGAGAGGGAAGCAGATCCACGGGCTTGCGGGTTTCGATGTCGACCAGCACAGTCCCGTAGACACGGCCCTTGCACATCGTGCACTCGTCAACGCCTACCACCCTCGGTGACGACGGTTGAGGGTCAGGCATTGCGTCGACCAGCCGAAGTACCGTGCTGCGGCTTACGGAGATGCCGAACACGCCCGCAAGACGGGCGCCGGCTCGGCCGGCCAAAGCGAGACCCACCTCGGCCAAGGCCGATCGCAGTCGCTCGGTTCGCTGAGCATGACGGCGGGTCAGTCCGGGGATCTGTTCAACGACGGTACGCCGTCCGCAGGAGGTGTCCGTGCAGCTGAACCGGCGGACTTGCAGGCGCAGCACCACACGTCTTCCCACGCCGGGAAGGTCAGCGGGGACGCATATAGGACCCGTCAATGCGGCTCGGCCGCCCTCCGCCGCCCGGACACTCAGCGCCGGTCGACTTACGCGTGACGCCGATCCGGATCGCCTCGCCGTCGTCCTCCGCCGATACCATCGCCGCCTCAGGGTCCGATAGGAACAGGAGCCCTTCCAGTCGGAGCAGCACTTCGTCCACGGCTCCGGATGCGCCCCTTCCGAGGCGCGGCAGAGGGTCCTTGCCGCGCCTCCAGGCTTCTTGCGTCTCTCCGGGCCCTGGGTTTCAGCGCGTTCGTCGCCGCGCGGGGACGGCGATCGCTCGGCGGCGAGCCCAGCGACGACGGCCGGGCCGTCCGAGGCGGGACGTGGCTGTGGGGGCTACTTGGATTCGACTTGTCCTATCGGGTCGAGTCCGGCCGTCAGTGCCTCGCAGGCGATCTGCCAGGTAGCGGCGCCGGGGTGGAGCTGGGCGTGGAGGTAGGCCGCGGCGAGCTGGGCAAGGGTGGCGACCCGCTCGGGGTTCTCGTCGGTGGTCTCGGCGGCGTCGTATCCGGCGATCCCGCCGAGCCCGTGCTCCGCGCCGAACAGAGTGAGCAGGGCCTTGGGGCCGGGGGCGAGGGTGTAGGGGTCGGCGTGCCAGTCCGGCCCCATGTCCGTGAAGTGCCGGGGGTCGTCCTTGTCGCCGGCGACGACCAGCGCGGGTGCGGTCATGGTGGAGAAGTCGACGGCCCCGATGATCGGCCACTGCTCGGCCATGGGCCCGTTGAGGACGTCGCCACCCCTGCCGGGCGCGGCGAGCAGTACGCCCGCCTTGATCCGGGGCTCGACGAGGTGCACCACGTCCCCGGTTTCGGGGTCGGTGAGCCCCGCGCCCAGCAGGAGGGCGGCGGTGAAGCCTCCGAGCGAGTGTCCCGCGAGGGCGATCTTGGTGTGGTCGATCCGTCCGGCGAGCTGCGGCACGGCGTTCTCGATGACGTCGAGCCGGTCGAGGATGTGGGTCATGTCCTCGGCGCGGGAGCGCCAGAAGTCGGGTGCGCCGGGGGCGTCGGCGACCAGGTGGGTCAGTGTGCGGGAGGTGAGGTGGGTGGGTTGGACGACGACGAATCCGTGTGCCGCCCAGAAGTCGGCGAGCGGCGCGTAGCCGTTGAGTGAGGAGAGGTTGTTCGATGGGCCGTGGCCGTGGGAGAAGAGGATGACGGGGAGGCTGGTTCCGGTCGCGGGAGCCGAGACGCGCACGTGGAGGTCCACGGGACGTCCGGGCACGGACAGGACCACGGGGCTGAAGGACAGGACCGGGACGGCCGTGCCCAAGGCGTCGGCGGTGGTGGCTGTGCTCACGGTGCGTATTCCCTTTCGGTGGCGCCTGTCGCCCGCCGGCCTCTTGCAGCCGGCGGGCGGACATGGCGGTCAGGCGCGGCCCGTTTCGGCTAGACTGAAACGGAACGCTGCTCCATTTAGTATCCGGAGCGCCGCTCCGTTTTGTCAATCGGTGTCGAAGGAGAATGTGATGGCCACCGAGGGTCCTGCAGGGGATTCGCCGTCCCGAAGCAAGCGGGCCGACGCTCAGCGCAACCGGGAGACGGTGCTCACGGCCGCAGCCGAGGTGTTCGTCACCTCCGGCGTCGACGCACCGATCCGCCAGATCGCGGCCCGGGCGGGCGTCGGGATGGCCACGATCTACCGTCACTTCCCGACCCGGGCGGACCTCGTCACCGCCGTGTACCAGCACCAGATCGAGGCATGCGCCGAAGCCGGCCCGAACCTGCTGGCCATTGCCGCCTCCCCGCTCGACGCACTGCGCCAATGGATCGACCTCTTCGTCGACTTCCTCGTCACCAAACACGGCCTCGCCGACGCCCTGCAGTCAGACAACGACCGCTTTGCCGCGCTGCACGCCTACTTCCTCGACCGCCTACTGCCGGTCTGCGCGCAACTGCTCGACGCCGCGGTCGAGGCCGACGAAATCAGGCCCGGCACACAGCCGTACGAGCTGATGCGCGGCATCGGCAACCTCTGCATCGGACGCGACAACGACCCCCGCTACGACCCCCGACGCCTGATCGCCCTCCTCCTCCAGGGACTCCAGCAACCACAGAAGTCCTGATGCCGACGAGCAACATCGCGACCAGGCTCTCCCCGACTTCCACACGATCGGAACGACCATCGGCCAATAGCCGGAGACACCGGCAAGCAACAGCGTCCTGAGCCGGTGCTGCCACTTCTCATGAACGTCGAACACGGCATCGTCAGGACTCATCGCGCACCAGGCCCTCCGGCATCGCCGTCTCCAGGAGGCCGGCCCACCGGTCGGTTGCCCTCCGCCTTGATCCGCGCCGCGTTCGCAGTGAAGGCCTGATGGACCCCGGCGGGTCATCCGGCCCACCTACGACAGGAACACCCTCAGGTCGACACCGGCCTGCTGCAACCCGACGAGCTGCCTCGCCCTGGCCGTCCAGCACCACCATCCCGGCCAGCAGCAGACTCAGGAACAGGCCGACGGTCTCGTGCCCGGACCTGTCAACCCGCCAGCCGCACGCGGCCAGCACCATTCCCGCCAGCACGCCCGCGCCGGTACAGCGCTGCCCGCATCGCGGTCACACCCCCCGTCCAGTTGATACGGCCACCCCCGGCCGGGCCCTGAGTCCGGGTTCCGTGACCCGTGACCCGCGACCCGCGACCGGACACATCGGGCACGGCCGGCGCCTGCAGCCCGGCAAGGGACAAGATCACACCCCGAGACCGGTTCGCCCTCGACTACTGGCCGTGGGGTGCCTGCGGTTCCTCCCCCGCGTACATCCCGGTGAGTTCGGCGGCGATCCGGGCCAGCCACTGTCGTACCTCCGGCGGCTCCAGTACCTCGACCCGTGCTCCCAGCCCGGCCAGATGTCCTGCCAGGGCCTTGGCGGCCGGGCCATCGACCCACACCTCGGTCCAGCCGTCGGGCAGCGGACCGCCGACGCGCACGCGGCCGCCGAGGAACCGTTGCAGCAGGGCCAGCGCGTCGGGGTGGACGCGGGCCCGGGCGGTCACCGCGTACATGCCGTCCTGGAAGGCGCCGGACAGCGTCCGCCAAGCCGTGGCGAGGTCGAAGTCGCGGGGCCGGGTCACCGGTTCGCCGGTCGGCTCGACGGAGGTGACCCGGCTGAGCCGGAAGGTACGCAGGCCCTTGTCCGTACCGGCGACCAGGTAGTCCACCCCTGCCTTGGCCACGAGCCCGAGGGGGTCGACGGTGCGTTCACCGATTGGTTTGCCGATGCCCGCGTACCCGAGGCGGACACGGATCCCGTCCACGACGGCGCTCTGGAGCGCGGAGCGGTGGGTGGCATCGGCGGTGACGGCGTTGCGGGACCAGTCCGTGGCGTCTACGACCCCCGCGCGGGTCGCGGCTTGGGCTTGCGCGCGCATGGTCGGCGGCAAGGCCCGGACCAGCTTGCGCAGCGCGGTGCGCAGTTCGGGGGTGGCAGACAGGGGACCGGTCACGAGGAAGAGCGCCCGGGTTTCGTCGGCGGTCAGTCCGGTGAGGTTGGTACGGGCCCCGCCGACGAGGGACCAGCCGCCGCCGCGGCCGCGCTGCGAGTAGACGGGGATGCCGGCTGCGGCCAAGGCCTCCAGGTCTCGGCGCGAGGTGCGCTCGGACACCTCCAGTTCGGCGGCCACTTCGGGGACGGTGACGCGGCCGCGTTCTTGGAGGAAGAGCAGGGTCGCCACCAGCCGGTCGGCTCTCATGTGCCCTTTTCCTCCTTCGTGGGTGCCGCGTCGTCTCCTTTCATTCTCTTCGGAAAACAGGCCAGAAGGTGGCCACTTTTGCTTACAGGATGAACCCATGAACAAGACCGAGCAGCTCATCGAGATCCCGTCCGACTCCACCGGCACCGTCGCCGACCCGCTCTCCTTCGATCCGCGGACCGACCTCGCCGCGGCCGTCGAGCTGGCCGGACGTACGCTGGCCGCCGTCCGGCCCGAGCAGTTTGACGCCCCGACCCCCTGCGAGGAGTTCGATGTACGGCGACTGTCGAGCCACCTCGTCGCCGTCGTCCGCCGGATCTCTGTGATCGGGCGCGGCGAGGACCCGTTCAGCGTCCCGTCCTTCGCCGACGAGATCGCCGACGGCGCATGGGCGGCGGCCTGGGTGCCGGGCGCCCGCGAGGTCGCGGAGGTGTGGGCGGATCCGGGCATCCTCGGCCGGCAGCTGCGCCTGCCGATGGGCGTCCTGCCGGGCGCGGCCGCCGCGGCCGTCTACACCCACGAACTCACGGTGCACACGTGGGACCTGGCCAGGGCTACCGGACAGGACCCGGACTGGGACCCGGCTCTCATCGAGCGTGTGATCGGCGTCGTACGTCGCGCGCTGCCGGCCGAA
Coding sequences within:
- a CDS encoding alpha/beta hydrolase family protein, which translates into the protein MSTATTADALGTAVPVLSFSPVVLSVPGRPVDLHVRVSAPATGTSLPVILFSHGHGPSNNLSSLNGYAPLADFWAAHGFVVVQPTHLTSRTLTHLVADAPGAPDFWRSRAEDMTHILDRLDVIENAVPQLAGRIDHTKIALAGHSLGGFTAALLLGAGLTDPETGDVVHLVEPRIKAGVLLAAPGRGGDVLNGPMAEQWPIIGAVDFSTMTAPALVVAGDKDDPRHFTDMGPDWHADPYTLAPGPKALLTLFGAEHGLGGIAGYDAAETTDENPERVATLAQLAAAYLHAQLHPGAATWQIACEALTAGLDPIGQVESK
- a CDS encoding TetR/AcrR family transcriptional regulator, encoding MATEGPAGDSPSRSKRADAQRNRETVLTAAAEVFVTSGVDAPIRQIAARAGVGMATIYRHFPTRADLVTAVYQHQIEACAEAGPNLLAIAASPLDALRQWIDLFVDFLVTKHGLADALQSDNDRFAALHAYFLDRLLPVCAQLLDAAVEADEIRPGTQPYELMRGIGNLCIGRDNDPRYDPRRLIALLLQGLQQPQKS
- a CDS encoding helix-turn-helix transcriptional regulator codes for the protein MRADRLVATLLFLQERGRVTVPEVAAELEVSERTSRRDLEALAAAGIPVYSQRGRGGGWSLVGGARTNLTGLTADETRALFLVTGPLSATPELRTALRKLVRALPPTMRAQAQAATRAGVVDATDWSRNAVTADATHRSALQSAVVDGIRVRLGYAGIGKPIGERTVDPLGLVAKAGVDYLVAGTDKGLRTFRLSRVTSVEPTGEPVTRPRDFDLATAWRTLSGAFQDGMYAVTARARVHPDALALLQRFLGGRVRVGGPLPDGWTEVWVDGPAAKALAGHLAGLGARVEVLEPPEVRQWLARIAAELTGMYAGEEPQAPHGQ
- a CDS encoding TIGR03086 family metal-binding protein, yielding MNKTEQLIEIPSDSTGTVADPLSFDPRTDLAAAVELAGRTLAAVRPEQFDAPTPCEEFDVRRLSSHLVAVVRRISVIGRGEDPFSVPSFADEIADGAWAAAWVPGAREVAEVWADPGILGRQLRLPMGVLPGAAAAAVYTHELTVHTWDLARATGQDPDWDPALIERVIGVVRRALPAETRGGRIPFGEVVALDPEAPAIDRLVAWAGRRP